One Setaria viridis chromosome 5, Setaria_viridis_v4.0, whole genome shotgun sequence genomic region harbors:
- the LOC117855804 gene encoding uncharacterized protein, with the protein MLPSKRGADDLTRFSTDSSIPGFWNELSDEVASKLSRSVVSIALSHGEYVLFASSGIAIECQSNFTKFVTSAALVRALDDERDVHDIEIKVRHEGHVAIGTVEEYDLDHVIAVVKVTPVLDVYCVPLSYAKELMPGSKVVAVGRDISGKLMARSGTLTASDRSEDSGHLMFSTCKLSEVMQGGALFEFDGNFVGMNIFWNMKRPIFMPRDIIFDRLNDLWTSMEKILFPEMVKLARKRRTSVELRSHPEGSMNVDTFEEHFGDKYPTGVWGEFKKEIYSNISDRVVALASFHDKSKFFACTGIFIDFYGCSIILTSASLVRDPDGANEIVSSLRIEVLLPNNKRTAGKLEHYNFQYNVALVRVKNYNVDGRGKLPIPEVVRYNQTVVAVGRCFESGLLMAASGKFIPTHKVPDDANYDLGYTTCKTTKAVIGGPLVDLDGKFVGINYYDIETGTPYLSFSEIWEILEGMLDDLKTNKATIGGHKARVGYDIEPQIIWVSPA; encoded by the exons ATGCTGCCAAGCAAGAGGGGTGCTGATGATCTCACAAGATTCTCAACCGACTCATCGATTCCAG GTTTCTGGAATGAGCTGAGTGATGAAGTTGCATCAAAGTTGTCTAGAAGTGTCGTCTCAATTGCTTTGTCCCATG GAGAATATGTGCTATTTGCATCCTCTGGCATAGCTATAGAATGCCAGTCTAACTTCACAAAGTTTGTGACATCAGCAGCTTTGGTTAGAGCTTTAGATGATGAAAGAGATGTCCATGACATTGAG ATTAAAGTACGCCATGAAGGACATGTTGCCATAGGGACTGTGGAAGAATATGACCTGGATCATGTAATTGCTGTTGTCAAAGTCACACCCGTCCTTGATGTTTATTGCGTACCTCTCAGTTATGCAAAGGAATTGATGCCTGGTAGCAAGGTTGTAGCAGTAGGGCGTGACATCTCTGGCAAATTAATGGCCAGAAGTGGGACACTTACTGCTTCAGACCGATCTGAAGATTCTGGACATCTTATgttctctacatgtaaattatCTGAG GTTATGCAGGGGGGCGCACTTTTTGAATTTGATGGGAACTTTGTTGGCATGAACATTTTCTGGAATATGAAAAGACCCATATTCATGCCAAGGGATATAATTTTTGATCGTTTGAACGATTTATGGACATCCATGGAAAAGATATTATTTCCTGAGATGGTGAAGTTAGCCAG AAAAAGACGCACAAGTGTGGAACTTCGCTCGCATCCTGAAG GTAGCATGaatgttgatacttttgaagAACATTTTGGCGACAAATATCCTACTGGTGTCTGGGGTGAATTCAAGAAAGAAATTTATTCTAACATATCTGACAGAGTTGTCGCACTTGCTTCGTTCCATG ATAAATCAAAGTTCTTTGCATGCACGGGAATTTTCATTGACTTTTATGGATGTTCGATTATTCTAACCTCAGCGAGCTTGGTTAGGGATCCTGATGGCGCTAATGAGATCGTGAGCAGCTTAAGG ATTGAGGTGTTGCTTCCAAACAACAAACGGACTGCAGGGAAATTGGAGCATTATAATTTCCAATACAATGTTGCTCTAGTCAGGGTCAAGAATTACAATGTTGATGGTCGTGGGAAGCTGCCGATACCTGAGGTGGTACGATATAATCAAACGGTGGTAGCTGTGGGCCGTTGCTTTGAATCAGGTTTATTAATGGCTGCAAGTGGGAAATTCATACCAACCCACAAAGTGCCAGACGATGCGAATTATGATCTTGGGTACACTACGTGTAAAACCACTAAG GCTGTGATTGGAGGCCCCCTTGTTGATTTGGATGGAAAATTTGTGGGCATCAATTACTATGATATAGAAACAGGAACCCCGTACCTGTCTTTTTCTGAAATCTGGGAAATTTTGGAAGGAATGTTGGATGATTTGAAGACAAATAA GGCGACGATTGGTGGTCATAAGGCCCGTGTGGGATATGACATCGAACCACAAATCAT CTGGGTATCGCCTGCCTGA
- the LOC117858333 gene encoding uncharacterized protein, protein MLPSKRGADDLTRFSADNKRTCSGQEATDFLDIWRDLGVEVASKVSRSVVSIGLSDGQNVPYASSGVVIECQSSFTKFVTSASLVRALHDSETNDHRFKIVVQHEEDVAIGFLEEYDLDYEIAVVKVPAVLDVYCVPLDHQVQFDPHGRKVVAVGRDISDRLLTTSGTCTDSRGSQYSRYLMFSTCKLSEVMQGGALYDFYGNFFGINLFWDMERTIFLPRSIILERLVHFRTSLKKSVFLNLVKPVRDKKRQIRRIGVKLLPRPEGSIKIFGDVYPNGVWSELEHGVVSHILRNLVALASFKGESKLRTCTGFFIDYADKCPTILTSASLVRKNDAKIIEGLRIVVLLPNRERCEGKLEHYSLHYNVALVSIKNYTVDCPVDLNREHIDWSTKLLAVGRCFESGLAMAASGKCTRWSGNLDCKDLQYTACTITKAGIGGPLVAVNGKFVGMNYYGRNMGTPFLWFDLLRGILNYFKTGQTNYMKILHDSSGLICRVGCIVKDGEQQPPNSWMVATRSEDKILEDQDEDASNNERAAINKPNRYYYRNGNLSVYK, encoded by the exons ATGCTGCCAAGTAAGAGGGGTGCTGATGATCTTACAAGATTCTCAGCTGACAATAAAAGAACTTGCAGTGGACAAGAGGCAACTGATTTTTTAG ATATCTGGAGGGATCTGGGTGTGGAAGTTGCATCAAAGGTGTCTAGAAGTGTTGTCTCAATTGGTTTGTCCGATG GGCAAAATGTGCCATATGCATCCTCTGGCGTAGTTATAGAATGCCAGTCTTCCTTCACAAAGTTTGTGACTTCAGCAAGTTTGGTTAGAGCTTTACATGATTCTGAAACAAATGACCATAGGTTTAAG ATTGTAGTACAGCATGAAGAAGATGTGGCCATAGGGTTTCTGGAAGAATATGATTTGGATTATGAAATTGCTGTTGTCAAAGTCCCGGCCGTCCTTGATGTTTATTGCGTGCCTCTCGATCATCAGGTGCAATTTGACCCCCATGGTCGAAAGGTAGTGGCAGTAGGGCGTGACATCTCTGACAGATTATTGACCACAAGTGGGACATGTACTGATTCACGTGGATCTCAATATAGTCGGTATCTTATgttctctacatgtaaattatCTGAG GTTATGCAGGGCGGTGCACTTTATGATTTTTATGGGAACTTTTTTGGCATCAACCTCTTCTGGGATATGGAAAGAACAATTTTCTTGCCAAGGAGTATAATTCTCGAACGTCTGGTGCATTTTCGTACATCCTTGAAAAAGAGTGTATTTCTAAACCTGGTGAAGCCAGTCAG GGATAAAAAAAGACAAATAAGACGCATAGGTGTGAAACTTCTCCCTCGTCCTGAAG GTAGCATTAAGATTTTTGGAGACGTATATCCTAATGGTGTCTGGAGTGAACTCGAGCATGGAGTTGTTTCTCACATATTAAGAAATCTTGTTGCACTTGCTTCATTCAAAG GTGAATCAAAATTAAGAACATGCACGGGATTTTTCATTGACTATGCTGATAAATGCCCGACTATTCTGACATCAGCGAGCTTGGTTAGGAAAAACGACGCCAAAATTATTGAGGGCTTAAGG ATTGTGGTGTTGCTTCCAAACAGGGAACGCTGTGAAGGGAAATTGGAACATTATAGTTTACATTACAATGTTGCTCTAGTCAGCATCAAGAATTATACTGTTGATTGTCCTGTGGATCTGAACCGTGAGCATATAGATTGGTCTACCAAGTTATTAGCCGTGGGCCGTTGCTTTGAATCAGGTTTAGCTATGGCTGCAAGTGGAAAATGTACCAGGTGGTCAGGCAACCTGGATTGCAAAGATCTTCAGTACACTGCATGTACAATCACTAAG GCTGGGATTGGAGGGCCCCTTGTTGCTGTCAACGGCAAATTTGTGGGCATGAACTACTATGGTAGGAACATGGGAACTCCGTTCCTGTGGTTTGATCTTCTCCGTGGAATTCTGAACTATTTTAAGACAGGACA aacaaattatatgaagaTACTCCATGATTCATCAGGATTAATTTGTAGGGTGGGCTGTATTGTTAAAGATGGTGAGCAACAACCACCAAACAG CTGGATGGTGGCTACACGAAGTGAAGACAAAATCCTTGAGGATCAAGATGAAGATGCATCTAACAATGAACGTGCAGCCATAAACAAACCCAATAGATATTATTACCGTAACGGAAATCTTTCCGTGTACAAGTAG
- the LOC117855580 gene encoding uncharacterized protein, which produces MILISETMFERVTGLLGSLSILPQKEQPKETIRRQSSMTDVKLRSSESMSNLPKLRRNASTSSDMSSLASQGPSTNTAPLRRASSWTFDEKILVQALYKVLHSVSKKYPIVLYIRDVEKFLHKSPKMYLLFEKLLNKLEGPVLVLGSRIVEMDVDEELDDRLTVLFPYNIEIKPPENENHLVSWNSQLEEDMKMIQFQDNRNHILEVLAENDLECDDLGSICLSDTIGLSKYIEEIVVSAVSYHLMNNREPEYRNGKLVISAKSLSHALEIFQENKMSDKDSLKLEVTADALKAAEKGTAPTAAKSETKPATFLPPVRPPAAASAAPPAAAAAAAPAVESKPAPEKKDSPPPAAKAPEVPPDNEFEKRIRLEVIPANEIGVSFDDIGALDDIKESLHELVMLPLRRPDLFKGGLLKPCRGILLFGPPGTGKTMLAKAIANEAQASFINVSMSTITSKWFGEDEKNVRALFTLAAKVSPTIIFVDEVDSMLGQRNRDGEHEAMRKIKNEFMTHWDGLLSRPDQRILVLAATNRPFDLDEAIIRRFERRIMVGLPSMESRELIMRRLLSKEKVDEGLDFKELATMTEGYSGSDLKNLCTTAAYRPVRELIQKERKKELEKLKREKGGAPSDSTKKKEKEEPIILRPLNMTDLKEAKNQVAASFAAEGAIMGELRQWNELYGEGGSRKKQQLTYFL; this is translated from the exons ATGATATTAATATCTGAGACGATGTTTGAACGTGTGACTGGATTGCTTGGATCTCTTTCAATCCTTCCACAAAAGGAGCAACCAAAAG AAACTATACGTAGACAAAGCAGCATGACAGATGTGAAACTAAG GAGTTCTGAAAGTatgagcaacttaccaaagctCAGAAGAAATGCATCTACTTCATCCGATATGAGTAGCCTGGCATCGCAAGGTCCTTCAACTAATACAG CTCCTCTCAGACGTGCTAGCAGCTGGACTTTTGATGAGAAAATTTTAGTACAAGCACTGTACAAGGTTCTGCATTCAGTCTCTAAAAAGTATCCAATTGTACTCTACATAAGAGATGTTGAGAAGTTTCTTCACAAGTCCCCAAAAATGTATCTTCTGTTTGAAAAATTACTAAACAAGCTTGAAGGGCCAGTGCTTGTCCTCGGATCAAGGATTGTAGAGATGGACGTTGATGAGGAGTTGGACGACAGGCTTACTGTTTTATTCCCATATAATATTGAAATCAAGCCACCTGAAAACGAAAATCACCTTGTAAGTTGGAACTCGCAATTAGAAGAAGACATGAAGATGATTCAGTTTCAAGATAACCGGAATCATATTTTGGAAGTCCTTGCAGAAAATGACCTCGAGTGTGATGACTTAGGCTCGATATGCCTATCTGATACAATAGGCCTTAGTAAGTATATAGAGGAGATTGTGGTATCTGCAGTTTCATATCACTTGATGAATAACAGAGAGCCGGAGTACCGAAATGGAAAATTAGTTATATCTGCAAAGAG CTTGTCTCATGCATTGGAAATTTTTCAAGAGAACAAGATGAGTGATAAGGACAGCTTGAAGCTGGAAGTGACTGCTGATGCCTTGAAG GCTGCTGAAAAAGGAACTGCTCCAACTGCTGCAAAATCAGAAACAAAACCTGCAACTTTCCTGCCACCAGTACGCCCCCCTGCTGCCGCTTCTGCTgcccctcctgctgctgctgctgctgctgctcctgcagTTGAGAGCAAACCAGCACCAGAGAAGAAGGATAGTCCACCTCCAGCTGCAAAAGCACCG GAAGTGCCACCAGATAATGAGTTTGAAAAGCGTATTAGACTGGAAGTTATACCTGCTAATGAAATTGGAGTCTCATTTGATGATATCGGTGCCTTGGATGATATCAAAGAATCCCTTCATGAACTTGTCATGCTGCCTCTTCGACGGCCTGACCTCTTCAAAGGAGGTCTTCTTAAGCCTTGCAGAGGTATATTACTTTTCGGCCCTCCGGGAACTGGAAAGACAATGCTGGCCAAGGCTATAGCAAATGAAGCTCAAGCAAGTTTTATAAATGTCTCGATGTCAACTATCACGTCAAAGTGGTTTGGGGAAGATGAAAAGAATGTCCGCGCATTGTTCACATTAGCTGCCAAAGTATCGCCAACTATCATTTTTGTTGACGAAGTTGATAGCATGCTTGGGCAGCGGAACAGAGATGGGGAGCATGAAGCAATGAGGAAGATCAAGAATGAGTTCATGACACACTGGGATGGACTCTTGTCAAGACCAGATCAGAGAATTCTTGTTCTTGCTGCAACTAACCGGCCTTTCGATCTTGATGAGGCTATCATTCGTAGGTTCGAGAGGAG AATCATGGTGGGTCTGCCATCAATGGAAAGTCGGGAACTGATTATGAGGCGGCTTTTGTCAAAGGAGAAAGTTGATGAAGGGCTGGACTTTAAGGAGCTAGCAACTATGACAGAAGGATATAGTGGCAGTGATCTTAAG AATCTATGCACCACGGCAGCGTATCGCCCTGTGAGGGAGCTGATacagaaggaaagaaagaaggagCTG GAGAAGCTGAAGCGTGAAAAAGGAGGAGCTCCGTCGGATTCtacaaagaagaaagaaaaggaggagccAATCATTCTAAGGCCACTAAACATGACAGATTTGAAGGAAGCAAAGAACCAG GTGGCTGCAAGTTTCGCTGCCGAGGGCGCCATAATGGGTGAGCTGAGGCAATGGAACGAGCTGTACGGCGAAGGCGGTTCCAGAAAGAAGCAGCAATTGACATACTTCCTTTGA